One genomic window of Diospyros lotus cultivar Yz01 chromosome 8, ASM1463336v1, whole genome shotgun sequence includes the following:
- the LOC127808259 gene encoding formin-like protein 20 — MPSVISCAPLLFGRKPPRFEGKGKVKSKSNKSKGWRKAKVSKGHNSCSLAGNYIIMAEIRTKIQTLRDLLDLPSCAASASARELAITTLRDLHTMYPDSVPETSLSETKGTPMHQVLASFCDALKSIGQIWTSKDHWMDISNYTFDDMTTNDLSQQALEMLDEIVKIARERVFDMMEDDEPPKNESRQSNAFGRALSETSSDNKSYAGSPATPTSVLPEMTALYGVPYLSPLLLPLRAQSVGKLNPIDVKRLSFHMFPYMLAQWQMNITAEELKQELKAKNGAEVIATDGTEDIYDCKMIEDEPVVLKTNLDKVTSDNGRNLIGNKNIPPVPSVESLAKVANEEALVQVPLPPISQEVDVAMVPPSPRVFVPTLPPAPILSPLTLPSPPPRPPPSMSSLNMVLAPPTPPPPPPKLEPNVAQETPAPSGMALGDSTIPPPPAMKLTNGATPRSPPPPPPPPPLPQPSTVTLTNGATPPPPSPLPPSLSITSTGEGAPSLPRSSIMTLTNEATPPAAPAPLTLTNGTAPPAASPPPIMSTSGAAPPTPKMSTSGATPPPPPPPPPVMSATGGAAPPPPPPMMSRSGTTAPSPPPPPGMSSSKSMPTPPPPTAIGKGGAPPPPPTLGGPRSLRPKKGTKLRRSSHMGNLYRLLKGKVEGSSLDGKSSRAKRSKGGAKAGAGARNAGGKQGMADALAEMTKRSAYFQQIEEDVKNHAKAITEVKVAITTFQTKDMVELIKFHKYVESHLEKLTDECQVLAKFEGFPVKKLEAIRMAAALYSKLDAIVSTLQNWKVDASVDQLLNKAESYFNKIKGDLDALERVKDEEAKKFHSYKITFDFGILVQIKELMVDVSSSCMELALKEKRKANAMQSEQGGPKTEGQRKGTCKMLWKAFQFAYRVYSFAGGHDERADRLTRELAHEIECDPHH; from the exons ATGCCTTCTGTAATATCCTGCGCACCGTTGCTATTCGGCAGAAAGCCGCCCAGATTTGAG GGAAAGGGCAAGGTGAAATCAAAGTCCAATAAATCCAAAGGTTGGAGAAAAGCCAAAGTCTCCAAGGGGCATAATTCTTGTAGCCTGGCTGGTAACTACATTATAATGGCAGAGATTAGAACAAAGATCCAGACCTTGAGGGACTTGCTTGACCTACCTTCATGCGCGGCCTCTGCTTCTGCAAGGGAG CTGGCAATAACAACACTGAGAGATCTGCATACAATGTACCCAGATAGTGTACCGGAAACTTCATTGTCAGAAACCAAAGGAACACCCATGCATCAG GTACTGGCATCCTTTTGTGATGCTCTAAAATCTATTGGACAGATCTGGACGAGCAAAGATCACTGGATGGACATATCCAATTATACATTTGATGATATGACAACCAATGATTTGAGCCAACAGG CATTGGAAATGCTTGATGAGATAGTGAAGATAGCAAGAGAAAGAGTGTTTGATATGATGGAAGATGACGAACCGCCGAAAAATGAAAGCCGCCAAAGTAATGCATTTGGGAGGGCTTTGTCAGAGACAAGCTCAGACAACAAAAGTTATGCAGGTTCTCCGGCCACTCCAACTTCAGTGCTTCCAGAGATGACAGCTCTTTATGGGGTTCCTTATTTATCCCCTCTTCTCTTGCCTCTCAGAGCTCAATCAGTTGGAAAGTTGAATCCCATTGATGTTAAGCGTCTCTCGTTCCACATGTTTCCTTATATGCTAGCCCAATGGCAGATGAACATAACAGCTGAGGAGTTAAAACAAGAGCTAAAAGCAAAGAATGGGGCTGAAGTTATAGCAACAGATGGGACAGAGGATATTTATGATTGCAAAATGATAGAGGATGAACCAGTTGTTCTGAAAACTAATCTGGATAAGGTAACTAGTGATAATGGAAGAAATTTAATTGGCAACAAAAATATTCCACCAGTACCAAGTGTTGAGAGTTTGGCAAAGGTTGCTAATGAAGAAGCACTAGTTCAAGTACCATTACCACCCATATCACAAGAGGTGGATGTAGCAATGGTACCACCATCGCCACGTGTGTTTGTGCCAACACTGCCACCAGCACCCATCCTATCACCGTTGACACTGCCATCACCCCCACCCCGACCACCACCATCCATGTCATCATTAAACATGGTACTAGCCCCACCaacacccccacccccaccaccCAAACTAGAACCAAATGTAGCACAAGAAACACCAGCACCATCAGGCATGGCATTAGGAGACTCAACAATCCCACCACCACCAGCCATGAAATTAACAAATGGAGCAACACCTCGAtccccgccgccgccgccgccgccacctccACTGCCACAGCCGTCAACTGTGACATTGACAAATGGAGCAacacctcctcctccttctcctcTACCACCATCGCTGTCCATAACGTCAACAGGTGAAGGAGCACCATCACTACCACGATCATCAATCATGACCTTGACAAATGAAGCAACACCTCCAGCAGCACCAGCCCCCCTGACCTTGACAAATGGAACAGCACCTCCAGCAGCATCACCACCACCCATAATGTCAACCAGTGGAGCAGCACCTCCAACACCTAAGATGTCAACAAGCGGGGCAACACCTCCTCCACCACCACCGCCTCCACCTGTGATGTCAGCAACTGGTGGAGCAGCgcctccaccaccaccacccatGATGTCAAGAAGTGGAACAACAGCTCCATCGCCGCCTCCACCTCCAGGGATGTCATCGAGTAAATCAATGccaacaccaccaccacctaCGGCAATTGGAAAGGGAGGTGCTCCGCCACCACCTCCCACTTTGGGTGGCCCAAGGTCTCTACGTCCCAAAAAGGGCACTAAATTGAGAAGATCATCCCATATGGGAAATCTCTATCGACTTCTAAAGGGGAAGGTGGAAGGATCCAGTCTCGATGGTAAATCATCACGGGCAAAAAGGAGTAAAGGTGGGGCCAAGGCTGGGGCGGGGGCCCGAAATGCTGGAGGAAAACAGGGAATGGCTGATGCACTAGCAGAGATGACAAAGAG ATCAGCATACTTCCAACAAATCGAAGAGGATGTTAAAAACCATGCAAAAGCAATCACAGAGGTGAAAGTTGCCATTACTACTTTCCAAACAAAAGATATGGTTGAGCTCATTAAGTTCCACAAGTACGTGGAATCCCATCTGGAGAAACTAACTGATGAATGTCAG GTGCTAGCCAAATTTGAAGGCTTTCCAGTAAAGAAGCTAGAGGCAATAAGGATGGCAGCAGCCCTCTACTCCAAGTTAGATGCAATAGTCAGCACTCTGCAGAACTGGAAGGTAGATGCTTCTGTCGACCAACTTCTTAACAAGGCCGAGAGTTACTTTAATAAG ATTAAAGGAGATCTCGATGCACTAGAACGAGTTAAAGATGAAGAAGCCAAGAAGTTCCATAGTTACAAGATTACTTTTGATTTTGGTATCCTCGTACAAATCAAAGAATTGATGGTAGACGTTTCGTCCAGTTGCATGGAGCTGGCACTTAAG GAGAAGAGGAAagcaaatgcaatgcaaagtGAACAAGGTGGACCCAAAACTGAAGGACAACGGAAGGGAACTTGTAAAATGCTTTGGAAGGCTTTCCAGTTTGCATACCGGGTCTATTCATTTGCAGGCGGACATGATGAACGTGCTGATAGGTTGACAAGAGAACTGGCTCATGAGATAGAATGTGACCCTCATCATTAG
- the LOC127808290 gene encoding COP1-interacting protein 7: MDPKTLLDYALFQLTPTRTRCDLVVFAGGISEKLASGLVEPFVCHLKFAKDQIPKGGYSITLKPPRIDASWFTKATFQRFVRFVSTPEVLERFARLEKEILQIESSVQPNEFANGNAEGQGEEGSLSITNGVKRQSTNSSKLNGDVNGIDEAVQEENSKIRLQRLLDTRKALLRKEQAMVYARALAAGFELDNIDDLIFFADAFGASRLRDACMEFKELCKKKHSDGLWMDELAAMQASSQPDLPFLATSGVILACESTPLSHNIMLNSQSNGISAGILVSNGSLDASSDSFASQANSDTVKDNNLSASDQTPPKVQVPMSWPNQIPQYMYNFQGPVQQMPPYQAYPFPGMPPYYPFPREPDRRRHQKSSSSKKEKSPNVGPGTSEDEQTESSDSDTRSDPEAVSPDDRKSASKEESYKKKHRKKSSKTVVIRNINYITSKSRNEEKDGASYDSSPVEDVLVDEDSLRQKVEEAVGLFEKHHKTANNKKRGGNKSANSINGSSGSAEQELESDPVNDTSERGKGNENWDAFQNLLMKEKYATTNEVDSQQPPDVLDEHITVKSSIDSVTSADVDSVSFDSKKVSRRQIIRADSFIVTERIEANEVRANMEDFGSYETLRPNIRRRDSSEALIFPERLDESNNSLGGIPSECGRESSIIKNGLGEDWFVANHSRKSDQQEVTVGQEMLDGGYAFSSGHDCSHMETTKNIVPIDDSFMVQVHTSIDDQYDTHWKTDISMVSDMIVTQQPENGIPDSLQNKIGKSGACEPDDLHVVLSRDSGFETARASWSPEMDYGLEASFTEAEKSPFVETNEQVEDKASTNSKIANGRASTGGSRTNNSQKLLKSKSLQGSPARSKYDALAKSKTPFSSNRSMTQKSKLEKEEEARKRMEELLIQRQKRIAERTAVRGLTPAVSKKVPVGDKLASTTPNKHRSQLATQASTKSSITSLAKDRQLKKTSA, from the exons ATTCGTGCGTTTTGTAAGCACACCAGAGGTCCTTGAGAGGTTTGCACGcctagaaaaagaaattttgcAGATTGAGAGTTCTGTTCAGCCTAATGAATTTGCCAACGGGAATGCAGAGGGGCAAGGAGAGGAAG GAAGTTTGTCTATCACCAATGGGGTAAAAAGGCAGTCAACTAATTCTTCCAAG CTTAACGGTGATGTAAATGGAATTGATGAAGCTGTACAAGAAGAGAACTCCAA GATTCGTCTTCAACGACTTCTGGATACTCGGAAAGCCTTACTACGGAAAGAGCAAGCAATGGTTTATGCCCGTGCTCTTGCTGCTGGATTCGAATTAGACAATATAGATGATCTCATATTCTTTGCCGATGCTTTTGGAGCTTCACGTTTAAG GGATGCTTGTATGGAATTCAAGGAACTGTGCAAGAAAAAGCACAGTGATGGCCTTTGGATGGATGAGTTAGCAGCAATGCAGGCATCCTCACAACCAGACCtcccattccttgccacatctgGGGTAATACTAGCTTGTGAAAGTACTCCCTTGAGTCATAACATCATGCTAAATTCTCAGAGTAATGGTATCTCTGCTGGTATACTTGTTTCAAATGGTTCTTTGGATGCTTCATCTGACTCATTTGCAAGCCAGGCTAATTCGGACACTGTCAAAG ATAATAACTTGTCTGCATCAGATCAAACACCACCAAAAGTTCAAGTGCCAATGTCATGGCCAAACCAAATTCCTCAATACATGTACAATTTTCAGGGCCCTGTTCAACAAATGCCTCCATATCAAGCTTATCCTTTCCCTGGTATGCCACCATATTATCCTTTCCCTAGGGAACCTGATCGTCGTCGCCATCAAAAGTCATCTTCAAGTAAAAAGGAGAAATCGCCAAACGTGGGACCTGGAACTTCGGAAGATGAACAAACTGAATCCAGTGATTCTGATACCAGGAGTGATCCTGAAGCTGTTTCACCTGATGACAGGAAGAGCGCTTCAAAGGAAGAATCATACAAGAAAAAGCACAGGAAGAAGTCATCAAAAACAGTTGTCATCCGAAATATCAACTACATCACTTCCAAGAgtagaaatgaagaaaaggatGGAGCCTCATATGATTCTTCTCCGGTTGAGGATGTGTTAGTTGACGAAGATTCCCTCAGGCAGAAGGTAGAGGAAGCAGTTGGATTGTTTGAAAAACACCATAAGACagctaataataaaaaaagaggtGGGAACAAGAGTGCAAATTCTATAAATGGATCGAGTGGATCTGCTGAGCAAGAGCTTGAGAGTGATCCTGTTAATGATACATCTGAGAGAGGAAAAGGAAATGAGAACTGGGATGCCTTCCAGAACCTTCTGATGAAAGAGAAATATGCAACTACTAATGAAGTAGACAGCCAGCAGCCTCCGGATGTTCTTGATGAACATATTACTGTCAAGAGCTCCATAGACAGTGTCACATCTGCAGATGTTGATTCTGTAAGCTTTGACTCCAAGAAAGTTTCAAGGCGACAGATAATTAGAGCTGATTCCTTTATTGTGACTGAGAGGATTGAAGCAAATGAAGTTAGGGCTAACATGGAAGATTTTGGCAGTTATGAGACTCTTCGTCCAAATATAAGGAGAAGGGATTCTTCAGAGGCATTAATATTTCCAGAGAGACTGGATGAATCAAATAACAGTCTCGGAGGAATACCATCTGAGTGTGGTAGAGAGTCTTCCATCATCAAGAATGGGCTGGGAGAAGACTGGTTCGTTGCCAACCACTCAAGAAAATCTGATCAGCAGGAGGTAACTGTCGGTCAGGAAATGCTTGATGGTGGTTATGCTTTTTCATCTGGGCATGATTGCTCTCATATGGAGACAACTAAAAATATCGTTCCTATTGATGATTCTTTCATGGTACAAGTTCACACGTCCATTGATGATCAATATGACACACACTGGAAAACGGACATAAGCATGGTCTCGGACATGATTGTAACTCAGCAACCTGAAAATGGCATCCCTGATTCCTTGCAGAACAAAATTGGGAAATCTGGTGCCTGTGAGCCTGATGATCTCCATGTGGTGCTTTCACGTGATTCGGGATTTGAGACTGCTAGAGCGTCTTGGTCGCCGGAAATGGATTATGGACTTGAAGCTTCTTTCACAGAAGCTGAAAAGTCACCATTTGTTGAAACAAATGAACAGGTGGAAGATAAGGCATCCACTAACAGCAAGATCGCCAATGGGAGAGCTTCTACGGGTGGATCTAGAACAAATAATTCACAAAAACTTTTGAAGTCTAAAAGTTTGCAAGGATCTCCTGCAAGGAGCAAATACGATGCTTTAGCAAAAAGCAAGACACCATTTTCTTCAAATAGGTCAATGACTCAAAAGAGCAAGTTGGAAAAG GAAGAAGAGGCTCGAAAGAGAATGGAGGAATTACTGATCCAACGACAGAAGAGAATTGCTGAAAGAACTGCAGTGCGTGGTCTCACTCCCGCAGTATCTAAGAAAGTCCCGGTTGGAGATAAACTGGCATCCACAACGCCTAACAAGCACAGGTCTCAACTGGCCACCCAGGCTTCAACTAAATCAAGCATTACAAGCTTGGCCAAGGATCGCCAACTTAAGAAAACAAGTGCCTAG